From Strigops habroptila isolate Jane chromosome 1, bStrHab1.2.pri, whole genome shotgun sequence, a single genomic window includes:
- the CLDN12 gene encoding claudin-12, whose protein sequence is MGCRDVHAATVLAFLSGTASVAGLLAAVLLPNWRQMRLYTFNKNERNVTVYTGLWIKCARFDGSRDCVIYDPQWYTAVDQLDLRVLQFALPLSMLTAVSALFLCLIGMCNTAFVSTVPNVKLAKCLVNSAGCHLVAGLLFLLACAICLTPSIWVIFYNNYLNRKYEPIFSFDISVFIAIASAGGLFFTSIMLFLWYCACKSLPSPFWQPLYSHAPSMHSYASQPYSARSRLSAMEIDIPVVTHAT, encoded by the coding sequence ATGGGCTGCCGGGATGTTCATGCAGCGACCGTCCTGGCCTTCCTCAGTGGAACCGCCTCAGTAGCTGGACTCCTTGCAGCAGTTCTTCTTCCAAACTGGAGGCAGATGAGACTGTACACTTTCAACAAGAATGAGAGGAACGTGACAGTTTACACTGGACTTTGGATTAAGTGTGCTCGCTTTGATGGGAGCAGAGACTGTGTGATATATGACCCACAGTGGTACACTGCTGTTGATCAACTGGATTTGCGTGTTCTTCAGTTTGCCCTTCCACTGAGTATGTTAACTGCTGTCTCagctctgtttctctgcttgaTTGGCATGTGTAACACAGCCTTTGTATCGACCGTGCCAAACGTCAAACTGGCCAAATGCCTTGTGAACAGTGCAGGTTGCCACCTCGTGGCTGGccttttgtttctgcttgcCTGTGCCATTTGCCTCACTCCATCAATCTGGGTCATTTTTTATAACAACTATCTGAATAGAAAATACGAGCCTATCTTTAGCTTTGACATCTCTGTGTTTATTGCCATTGCCAGTGCTGGTGGTCTGTTTTTCACTTCCATTATGCTGTTTTTGTGGTACTGTGCATGTAAAAGTCTACCTTCTCCTTTCTGGCAGCCCCTCTATTCCCATGCCCCTAGCATGCACAGCTATGCCTCCCAGCCGTATTCTGCACGCTCTCGCCTCTCTGCCATGGAAATTGACATTCCTGTTGTGACACATGCAACTTAA